AGGGCATAAATTCGAGTTCGAAGACACGATCCACAATCCAAAGTGAGGCAATGACCCCAATGACGGCTGATCCCAGTCGTAATTTTATGGGCTGGTAAAATGCCTGTTTTCGCAGCAAGAAAATAAGAGGGAAGAAGGCAACTGCAATGGCTAGTTGTCCGATCTCGACTCCTATGTTAAAGCTGAATAATGCGATTGCGAGGGTTCCAGTCGGTAGCTCCAGGTCTGCCAATACATTGGCAAACCCAAATCCATGAATGAAGCCGAATCCCAGTGCAACTGCCCAAACTCGATCACTTACCATGGGGTATATGTTGTTGAGCGCAGCTAATACGACCGAGAGTGCAATGACTGCCTCTACCCATTTAGAAGGGAGCGTGACAATGTCTAGGGTAGCTAGGGTCAGGGTAACAGAGTGAGCGATGGTGAATGCTGTGACTACTTTTAGTACGTTATAGAAAGCAGCTTTAAAATTTAGAACAGGAACCCATTTCCCTTTTTCCAATCTCAAAACGGATGGCAAAAGGAGGGCGATAAGAAATAGGATATGGTCAATACCAATCCAGATATGCCAAACTCCTTCAATTGTGAATACAATGAATTGTTCGAAAGCGCTTTCTGCTGGTTTCCAGGAATTATTATCCAGAGAAATAATACCAACCTTCGATTCTTCGGCTAACTCGAGTTCAATGTTAATCGTATGTTGCGGATCGAATTTGAAGTATTCGCTGAAGGTGACCCTTAAGGCATCTACATTTACTGGTCCCGTAGTGAAAGGGATCATGGTGTGGACTCCATCTTCGGTCGTTACTTGTTCGGGCGAGGAAGTCGTAAAGGGAACTTCGGCTCCGTCCGATTCTATCTTCAAGAAAGGAAGCTTGGTTATGCCTCGGCTACTTTTATCAAAAACGGCGTTGTCTCCAAGTGTTTGGAGCAGAGTGTCTTCAAGCATCAAATCAATGGATACCACATCTACATTTGCTACAT
This genomic stretch from Opitutia bacterium ISCC 52 harbors:
- a CDS encoding HupE/UreJ family protein, with the translated sequence MLEDTLLQTLGDNAVFDKSSRGITKLPFLKIESDGAEVPFTTSSPEQVTTEDGVHTMIPFTTGPVNVDALRVTFSEYFKFDPQHTINIELELAEESKVGIISLDNNSWKPAESAFEQFIVFTIEGVWHIWIGIDHILFLIALLLPSVLRLEKGKWVPVLNFKAAFYNVLKVVTAFTIAHSVTLTLATLDIVTLPSKWVEAVIALSVVLAALNNIYPMVSDRVWAVALGFGFIHGFGFANVLADLELPTGTLAIALFSFNIGVEIGQLAIAVAFFPLIFLLRKQAFYQPIKLRLGSAVIGVIASLWIVDRVFELEFMPF